One part of the Drosophila teissieri strain GT53w chromosome 3R, Prin_Dtei_1.1, whole genome shotgun sequence genome encodes these proteins:
- the LOC122621170 gene encoding uncharacterized protein LOC122621170, with product MFKSKSFDLVIEEKTKKPERLYQPRRMRWLKYIILPAVFSFALLLILVNVDFSDNNEDLKHVGNGCDTSLFISNYGFENNTLHQSFFSGRVALQSLYIGNCTVVHIKDGAFDQDSTVNITSLQLINVQLENLTESALQGLQKLQNFTLVNTNNNFRPLGFLSAVAESLISAEIHQSLAAKITYSVCDFLGSRNFTQLKYLDLSGTHLDKSLIKEYFHNLPALEQLILKNCGLDHIEWKILKPTHKLLPHLDLGVTRKTDNYEYPLDVFGYYPETTTNAEDIYTNLAKGAMAPEVVGTTTTETILTSIEILPPSTQGPTSTSTETITTPTASTEELYTAESTVSTTPSSNCEEEFCQDLVCSRISTDSVATADLGSSSCQDGLLVEICESDCSTPTFFCVILGENFTSPSNCCSHQSMRCVISAQVSWFEEHSGLVIGLGVGLLFIGSFLGMLIVFGTLRLKPSWLRGSKRRESNTMGLIQRRFEKDPYEPVEGPIATIDNNEYVTAYHRYLEQANHRPTESNKYISPPRDRAPSVPPSSDYPLPLPARNCNVYESCELYEELP from the exons ATGTTCAAGTCGAAGTCCTTTGATTTGGTCATAGAGGAAAAGACAAAGAAACCGGAACGGCTGTACCAGCCTCGTCGGATGCGATGGCTAAAATATATCATCCTGCCGGCCGTTTTCTCCTTTGCGCTTCTGCTGATCCTGGTCAATGTGGACTTCTCCGATAACAATGAGGATTTGAAACATGTGGGAAATGGATGTGACACATCGCTCTTTATATCTAACTATGGATTCGAAAATAACACACTTCACCAGAGCTTTTTCTCTGGAAGAGTTGCATTGCAAAGCCTTTACATCGGAAACTGCACTGTAGTTCATATCAAGGATGGTGCTTTTGACCAGGATAGCACGGTAAACATAACAAGCCTGCAGCTCATAAATGTGCAATTGGAAAATTTAACTGAATCTGCCCTCCAAGGTCTTCAAAAGCTTCAGAACTTTACTCTAGtcaatacaaataataactTTAGGCCACTTGGATTCCTCTCAGCTGTGGCTGAATCGTTAATCAGTGCGGAAATACACCAGTCATTAGCCGCAAAAATAACGTATTCAGTGTGCGACTTTTTGGGATCCCGGAATTTCACCCAGTTGAAATATTTAGATCTGAGTGGGACACACTTAGACAAAAGCCTTATTAAAGAGTATTTTCACAATCTTCCCGCCTTGGAACAGCTGATTTTAAAGAACTGTGGGTTGGACCACATCGAGTGGAAAATCCTGAAACCAACACATAAATTGTTGCCTCATTTGGACTTGGGTGTAACTCGGAAGACAGACAACTATGAATATCCGTTGGACGTATTCGGGTATTATCCTGAGACAACGACAAACGCTGAGGATATATATACTAACCTGGCTAAAGGAGCAATGGCTCCAGAAGTAGTAGGCAccactacaactgaaactataCTTACATCCATAGAAATTCTACCACCATCAACACAAGGACCTACATCCACCTCAACAGAAACTATAACAACACCAACTGCATCAACGGAGGAATTATATACTGCAGAATCAACGGTATCAACAACACCATCGTCAAATTGCGAAGAGGAATTTTGCCAGGATCTGGTATGCTCAAGAATTTCAACCGATTCGGTCGCAACTGCAGATCTAGGAAGTTCGTCGTGCCAGGACGGCTTACTGGTGGAGATCTGCGAATCGGATTGCTCCACACCCACATTTTTCTGTGTGATATTAGGCGAGAATTTTACCTCCCCATCTAACTGTTGTTCTCACCAGAGCATGAGATGTGTGATCTCTGCACAGGTCTCCTGGTTCGAGGAACACAGCGGATTGGTCATTGGACTCGGAGTGGGTCTTCTCTTCATCGGCAGTTTCCTCGGAATGCTCATCGTCTTCGGAACCCTGCGACTGAAGCCCTCCTGGTTGCGCGGCAGTAAGCGGCGTGAGTCGAACACGATGGGGCTGATTCAACGAAGATTCGAAAAGGACCCGTATGAGCCAGTGGA AGGTCCGATTGCGACTATCGACAATAACGAATATGTCACTGCCTATCATCGTTACCTGGAGCAAGCGAATCACCGCCCCACGGAGTCGAACAAGTATATTTCCCCACCCAGGGATAGGGCTCCTTCTGTTCCGCCCTCCAGCGATTATCCCTTACCACTTCCGGCAAGAAATTGCAACGTGTACGAGAGCTGTGAGCTATACGAGGAACTTCCGTAG
- the LOC122621171 gene encoding mpv17-like protein, with product MFRNFVNITSKYKVLRGMISYGTLWPCGSLIEQTMIEKKTFQTYDWMKCLRFSLFGFFFMGPTIYVWIRLAGVMWPRTDIKSSLCKAITEQTAYDPMAISSFLFFMTLMEGNSYAEAKREVTDKFLDAYKVGVIYWPCVQTVNFAFVPARNQVVFTSFFSMCWTTFLAYVKFLQLHPPVDVDHHALDIHFLEM from the exons ATGTTCCGTAACTTCGTAAATATTACAAGCAAATATAAAGTCCTCCGCGGTATGATATCGTATGGCACCCTCTGGCCCTGCGGCTCCCTTATCGAACAGACCATGATCGAGAAGAAGACATTCCAAACGTACGACTGGATGAAGTGTCTCAG GTTCAGTTTATTCGGCTTCTTTTTCATGGGGCCGACCATATATGTGTGGATCAGACTGGCGGGCGTTATGTGGCCGCGCACCGACATTAAGTCATCGCTTTGCAAGGCGATCACCGAGCAGACCGCTTACGATCCGATGGCCATCAGCTCGTTTCTCTTCTTCATGACCTTGATGGAGGGCAACTCGTACGCGGAGGCCAAGCGGGAG GTCACCGATAAATTCCTGGACGCCTACAAGGTGGGCGTTATTTATTGGCCCTGCGTGCAGACAGTGAACTTCGCTTTCGTGCCGGCGAGAAACCAGGTCGTGTTTACCTCCTTCTTCAGCATGTGCTGGACCACCTTCCTGGCCTACGTCAAGTTCCTGCAGCTGCATCCTCCCGTGGATGTGGATCACCATGCCCTGGACATCCACTTCCTGGAGATGTGA